The following are from one region of the Rosistilla carotiformis genome:
- a CDS encoding HD-GYP domain-containing protein, whose translation MGTLPGSSPHLSVGQPLQEDILSSNGDVLYRAGEVVTAEIVERIERHGLRRVLQDSGEAVAPSLTSGIHRQQRLKLANVPYSQERAEVLKRLIDESTQKLTELAQSLHGRGRVDWQSLTEIPELFGKQSAKDIDQTLSSTLHQSAYGELSSHCLTLSTLGMMIAQEIPGCNEEEILDVGIAGSLHEMGVGELELGPEARSRRSELSASDFATYSRHPIVAHELCSSITGLSSRARQGMLHVHEQLDGSGFPHGVGGQQINRIARILNVADAYLTLQNPLDGRPAIKPYDALVCLLYQVRAGRCDAEAVRGLLNLVSLFPLGSFVRLDDSRVAKVIRSNSPSYTKPTVVTLDTEELINLREANHRIVAIEANPSSQEIRLQPDELKMPYWIPSVHKPQLAGSV comes from the coding sequence GTCGGGCAACCGCTTCAAGAAGATATCCTCTCCAGCAACGGCGATGTGCTGTACCGGGCGGGGGAGGTCGTGACGGCCGAGATTGTCGAGCGTATCGAACGCCACGGATTGCGCCGCGTGCTGCAGGATTCCGGGGAGGCCGTCGCACCATCGTTGACATCGGGAATCCATCGACAACAGCGGCTCAAACTGGCAAACGTTCCCTACTCCCAAGAGCGCGCCGAAGTCCTGAAACGACTGATCGATGAATCGACGCAGAAGCTCACCGAACTGGCCCAGTCGCTCCATGGTCGCGGCCGCGTCGATTGGCAATCGCTGACCGAGATCCCCGAACTGTTTGGCAAGCAGAGCGCGAAGGACATCGACCAAACGCTTTCATCGACGTTGCATCAATCTGCCTACGGCGAACTCAGCTCGCATTGCCTGACACTCAGCACGCTCGGGATGATGATCGCCCAAGAGATCCCTGGTTGCAACGAAGAGGAAATCCTGGACGTCGGGATTGCCGGTTCGCTTCACGAAATGGGAGTCGGCGAATTGGAACTGGGGCCCGAAGCGAGAAGCCGCCGCAGCGAATTGTCTGCATCGGACTTCGCCACGTATTCCCGACACCCGATCGTTGCCCACGAACTCTGCAGCTCGATCACCGGATTAAGCAGCCGTGCCCGGCAAGGCATGCTGCACGTCCACGAACAGCTCGACGGATCGGGATTTCCGCATGGCGTGGGTGGCCAACAAATCAACCGTATCGCCAGGATCCTGAACGTTGCCGATGCCTATCTGACGTTGCAAAACCCGCTCGACGGCCGACCTGCAATCAAGCCCTACGATGCCCTGGTCTGTTTGCTGTATCAGGTCCGCGCGGGGCGCTGCGATGCCGAAGCGGTCCGCGGACTGTTGAATCTGGTCTCGCTGTTCCCGTTAGGAAGCTTCGTGCGACTGGACGATTCGCGGGTGGCGAAGGTCATTCGCAGCAATTCCCCCTCCTACACCAAGCCGACCGTGGTGACGCTGGACACGGAGGAATTGATCAACCTTCGCGAAGCGAACCATCGGATTGTTGCGATCGAAGCGAATCCATCGTCCCAGGAAATACGCCTGCAACCCGATGAACTGAAGATGCCCTACTGGATCCCAAGCGTCCACAAACCTCAACTGGCCGGCAGCGTCTAA
- a CDS encoding WecB/TagA/CpsF family glycosyltransferase, whose amino-acid sequence MSNAIESGASANVFLNRKPVCADRALSKLETQIVELEERVEAALAEMETIPAGPPAKPEAVKIWGVPFSRLTLGQTLQHVDRLIAARQPGYFITANLNYNMLTAQHPPLRQVNDDAAFIVCDGMPMVWRSRWTNRPLPERVAGSELIYALTQWSAHKNRRIYFLGGAPGVAQAAADKLSARYPGLIVAGVHSPPFRPLSEQEHADLIEQIRSAEPDIVYVAMGQPKGELWIAENYRAIGAPVCVQIGASFDFVAGGVARAPRWLQRAGLEWCYRMLQEPRRLARRYWHNGMFLLKALSQESCGTNR is encoded by the coding sequence ATGTCTAACGCCATCGAATCGGGCGCTTCGGCCAACGTTTTCTTGAACCGAAAACCGGTTTGCGCCGACCGTGCGCTTTCCAAATTGGAAACGCAGATCGTCGAACTGGAAGAACGCGTCGAAGCCGCGTTGGCGGAAATGGAGACGATTCCCGCTGGACCGCCAGCGAAACCCGAAGCGGTCAAGATCTGGGGCGTCCCCTTTTCGCGGCTCACCCTGGGACAGACGCTTCAGCATGTCGACCGGTTGATCGCCGCGAGGCAGCCGGGATACTTCATCACGGCGAATCTAAACTACAACATGCTGACGGCCCAGCACCCACCGTTGCGGCAGGTCAACGACGACGCTGCGTTTATCGTTTGCGATGGGATGCCGATGGTTTGGCGTTCACGTTGGACCAATCGTCCGTTACCCGAACGGGTCGCGGGTTCGGAGTTGATCTATGCACTCACGCAATGGTCGGCCCACAAGAATCGGCGAATCTATTTTCTCGGCGGTGCCCCGGGAGTGGCTCAAGCGGCGGCCGATAAGCTTTCGGCACGCTATCCAGGCTTGATTGTGGCGGGAGTGCATTCGCCCCCGTTTCGCCCGCTCAGCGAACAAGAACATGCCGATCTAATCGAACAGATTCGCAGCGCCGAGCCCGATATCGTGTACGTCGCGATGGGGCAGCCGAAAGGTGAGCTTTGGATCGCCGAGAACTATCGAGCGATTGGGGCGCCGGTCTGCGTGCAGATCGGCGCGTCGTTCGACTTCGTTGCCGGTGGCGTCGCGCGGGCCCCGCGTTGGCTGCAGCGGGCGGGGTTGGAGTGGTGTTATCGAATGCTTCAGGAACCGCGTCGTTTGGCACGCCGCTATTGGCACAACGGCATGTTTTTGCTGAAGGCTCTGTCCCAGGAATCGTGCGGCACGAATCGCTAG
- the fusA gene encoding elongation factor G produces the protein MNLEKVRNIGISAHIDSGKTTLSERILFYAGRIHKIEDVRGGGDGATMDHMELEKERGITITSAATSLKWTHLGEEYNVNLIDTPGHVDFTVEVERSLRVLDGAILVLCSVGGVQSQSITVDRQMKRYKIPRLAFINKMDRTGADPYRGLRELKDKLQADAFLMQLPIGREDNFKGVIDLIERKAYYFDGDNGETLRIEEPPAEMADEVEETRLSMLEALSMYSDEMMEKMLSEEEISTDLIYKVARKAVHAGATPVYMGSAYKNKGVQPLLDAVARYLTSPLDREIYGIDPKDETKKIPLSPDPNEPFVGMAFKIVDDEYGQLTYMRIYQGTCEKGGSYVNQRTGKKERFSRLVRMHSNKREEIETASAGDIIAVMGIDCASGDAYGPERNFCTLESMFIAEPVIKVSVTPTSRAEADKMGKALQRFRKEDPTFRVETDEESGEVLISGMGELHLDVYVERMRREYGVSVTVGAPKVSYREAPTKHVDFDHKFKKQTGGSGQFAHIKGSIEPIESDSEGSFEFEDKVVQGRIPKQYIPAVEKGFRESLIKGPVADFPVVGTRVTLTDGAYHDVDSSEKSFHTCARECFREYFKKASPVLLEPIMQVELECPESFQGAVVGDVTSRRGMITNTDIRDTVSYISAEVPLAETFGYATDLRSMTQGQGTFTMELCKYQRVPGNIQEDIVNEKKKADLVAAK, from the coding sequence ATGAATTTGGAAAAAGTACGTAATATCGGTATCAGTGCCCACATCGACTCGGGCAAAACAACCCTCAGCGAACGCATCCTGTTCTACGCTGGTCGAATCCACAAGATCGAAGACGTTCGTGGCGGCGGCGACGGCGCGACGATGGATCACATGGAACTGGAAAAAGAGCGTGGAATCACGATCACCAGTGCTGCGACCTCGCTGAAGTGGACCCACTTGGGCGAAGAATACAACGTCAACTTGATCGACACTCCCGGCCACGTCGACTTTACCGTCGAAGTGGAGCGTTCGCTGCGCGTTCTCGACGGTGCGATTTTGGTTCTCTGTAGCGTCGGTGGTGTGCAAAGCCAGTCGATCACTGTCGATCGCCAAATGAAGCGTTACAAAATCCCTCGCCTGGCGTTCATCAATAAGATGGACCGCACCGGTGCCGATCCCTACCGGGGTTTGCGCGAACTGAAAGACAAGCTACAGGCCGACGCGTTCCTGATGCAGTTGCCGATCGGACGCGAAGACAACTTCAAGGGTGTTATCGATCTGATCGAGCGCAAGGCTTATTACTTCGATGGCGACAACGGTGAAACGCTGCGGATTGAAGAGCCACCCGCGGAGATGGCCGACGAAGTCGAAGAGACTCGCCTGTCGATGCTCGAAGCGCTGTCAATGTACAGCGATGAGATGATGGAAAAGATGCTCAGCGAAGAAGAGATCAGCACCGATCTGATCTACAAAGTCGCTCGCAAGGCAGTCCACGCTGGCGCCACTCCGGTCTACATGGGCAGTGCCTACAAGAACAAGGGTGTTCAACCTCTGTTGGATGCCGTTGCACGCTACCTAACCAGCCCGCTGGATCGCGAAATCTACGGCATCGATCCGAAGGACGAGACAAAGAAGATTCCGTTGAGCCCCGATCCAAACGAACCGTTTGTCGGCATGGCGTTCAAGATCGTCGACGACGAATATGGCCAGCTGACCTACATGCGGATCTATCAAGGAACCTGCGAAAAGGGTGGCTCGTACGTCAACCAACGTACCGGCAAGAAGGAACGCTTCAGCCGTCTGGTTCGAATGCACAGTAACAAGCGTGAAGAAATCGAGACCGCCAGCGCCGGCGACATCATCGCGGTGATGGGCATCGACTGCGCCAGCGGTGACGCATACGGCCCCGAACGCAACTTCTGCACGCTCGAATCGATGTTCATCGCGGAGCCTGTGATCAAGGTTTCGGTCACGCCAACCAGTCGTGCCGAAGCGGACAAGATGGGCAAAGCGCTGCAACGCTTCCGTAAAGAAGACCCAACCTTCCGCGTCGAAACCGACGAGGAGAGCGGTGAGGTCCTGATCAGCGGCATGGGTGAATTGCACCTGGACGTTTACGTCGAACGCATGCGTCGTGAATACGGCGTCAGCGTGACCGTGGGTGCTCCGAAGGTTAGCTACCGCGAAGCTCCAACGAAGCACGTCGATTTCGACCACAAGTTCAAGAAGCAGACGGGTGGTTCGGGTCAATTCGCGCATATCAAGGGATCGATCGAACCGATCGAAAGCGATAGCGAAGGCAGCTTCGAATTCGAAGATAAGGTTGTTCAAGGACGTATTCCAAAGCAATACATCCCTGCGGTCGAAAAGGGTTTCCGCGAATCGTTGATCAAGGGCCCCGTGGCGGACTTCCCCGTAGTGGGAACCCGCGTGACCTTGACCGATGGTGCTTATCACGATGTTGACTCGTCGGAAAAATCGTTCCACACATGTGCTCGCGAATGCTTCCGAGAGTATTTCAAGAAAGCTTCGCCCGTGTTGCTGGAACCGATCATGCAGGTCGAACTGGAATGCCCCGAATCGTTCCAGGGAGCGGTTGTGGGTGACGTGACCAGCCGCCGTGGAATGATCACCAACACTGATATCCGTGACACCGTCAGCTACATCAGCGCGGAAGTCCCGTTGGCGGAAACCTTCGGCTACGCGACCGATTTGCGCAGCATGACGCAGGGTCAGGGAACGTTCACAATGGAACTGTGCAAGTACCAACGCGTTCCAGGCAATATCCAAGAAGATATCGTTAACGAAAAGAAAAAGGCGGATCTGGTCGCGGCGAAGTAA